In Equus przewalskii isolate Varuska chromosome 6, EquPr2, whole genome shotgun sequence, one DNA window encodes the following:
- the LOC103543535 gene encoding serum amyloid A protein: MKLFTGLIFCSLVLGASGLLSFLGEAARGTWDMIRAYHDMREANYIGADKYFHARGNYDAAQRGPGGAWAAKVISDGRENFQRFTDRLKFGDSGHGAEDSRADQAANEWGRSGKDPNHFRPAGLPDKY; the protein is encoded by the exons ATGAAGCTGTTCACAGGCCTCATCTTCTGCTCCTTGGTCCTGGGCGCCAGTGGCTTGTTATCGTTCCTTGGAGAGGCTGCTCGAG GGACTTGGGACATGATAAGAGCTTACCATGACATGAGAGAAGCCAATTACATAGGCGCAGACAAATACTTCCACGCCCGCGGGAACTATGACGCTGCACAGAGGGGCCCTGGGGGTGCCTGGGCTGCTAAAGTCATCAG CGATGGCAGAGAGAATTTTCAGAGATTCACAGACCGTTTGAAGTTTGGAGACAGTGGCCACGGAGCGGAGGACTCGAGGGCCGACCAGGCTGCCAATGAATGGGGCCGGAGCGGCAAAGACCCCAATCACTTCAGACCTGCTGGCCTGCCTGACAAATACTGA